A window of Trichoderma atroviride chromosome 3, complete sequence contains these coding sequences:
- a CDS encoding uncharacterized protein (EggNog:ENOG41) translates to MPGIFSRRKKDGKSKKNGLDDSADLVLQKQKWDDAWTRKTVEPEEVRELLCGCTEELKNRGLDHPFFLLPFRPTSNPSAVRTFIRNFFSQDPPISGELLLQELRMTDPMVISGVAKWCWSRLQGGLVGWDAYELFKVGERDSNMARDSFKTFIPLSVENAARQQIIFDFFSLIAAVAAHGKNNGFGGRKLSRMASWWTFEHNDTGNGFDGGYGSWLSAADATSHLFFAYLRSLSPEQNPTGITMLPRSLQKLLQETEYPPQRPELLMVKTKKVAMIVETVSPTPFALLRRANHFQYRDSDRELQEFSSYEDPVEALTEECQRVLKAISSTNQSQVSSIKHSTGLRDASWSRFEDIGFASSLEEEDDGEGSAIPNKRVQQLRQFQGLRGSPLSGGNGVARPTTPSWADFLSAGFVDDNQSRPNYLLPPDKILPPLSPDGRHSSQSHYPRLESEQDVEPGELASIRVVDLDDAFWWVWMTSLAPEETPERKSAFGRCAVIETQLRGSRWLVMEELIAGAAPGAQEGAYIAEKKGLFSWGKRSKTISKRKKSLDKNDKNATANKNDSKASIGPDAHAKIQAKAAQLRAQKDREEEQRIQATPRRGRTDAELLAEKTNSVFTLQPLIVGEASSAMKWVKSYDKGTIKDIYMAHDEAGRGTAFNPSQPELIVNQEPADGNHPSPLVPPKDNHLTPAASPLPHGHSALSLVPENALEEARSRSPLPEKAGTPVPPAHEPSLPTPPKDEPAARVMSPTFDGKASLDTPRSPEPAKQQKTSGFRKLFGRKKRNSKNLDNVTTDLNKMLEQNAKKSIEQPMASPAVVSPLEPETPVEAAPAGEPIYEPIYDQPADDNDAHADVHDDEHEGGHDFSRFDQGPLDDVPAFVPDEDDEDEFEDAVPQPAVRSTRPEPPHHEAPEPPSHEAPEPPRQTPKPNSRLPVKEGAVVGQGGGIHERWAQLRKASERPAPRQVEVPYAKPTRPADGDETSGEETIESRVARIKARVAELTNNMEGTSVPLRNP, encoded by the exons ATGCCTGGCATCTTCTCACGCCGCAAGAAGGACGGCAAGTCCAAGAAGAATGGACTCGACGACTCTGCGGATTTGGTtctgcagaagcagaaatgGGACGATGCTTGGACCCGCAAGACGGTTGAGCCCGAGGAAGTTCGAGAGCTGCTGTGTGGCTGCActgaagagctcaagaatCGAG GCCTCGATCACCCGTTCTTCCTGCTTCCATTCCGACCGACATCGAACCCGAGTGCTGTGCGAACCTTTATTCGAAACTTCTTCAGTCAGGATCCCCCGATTAgtggcgagctgctgctccaagagCTGCGCATGACGGATCCTATG GTTATCTCGGGAGTGGCAAAATGGTGCTGGAGTCGTCTCCAGGGAGGTCTCGTTGGTTGGGATGCGTATGAGTTATTCAAGGTTGGTGAACGAG ACTCAAACATGGCTCGCGATTCGTTCAAAACCTTTATTCCTCTCAGCGTTGAGAATGCTGCGCGCCAACAGATCATCTTCGACTTCTTCAGCTTGATAGCGGCAGTGGCGGCGCATGGCAAGAACAACGGCTTTGGTGGGCGCAAGCTGTCTCGTATGGCTTCGTGGTGGACCTTTGAGCACAACGATACTGGCAATGGCTTCGATGGTGGCTATGGGTCTTGGCTCAG CGCTGCCGATGCTACCAGCCATCTCTTTTTCGCTTATTTGCGATCGCTTTCTCCCGAACAAAACCCTACAGGAATCACCATGTTGCCTAGGTCGCTTCAAAAGCTTCTCCAGGAGACCGAATACCCTCCCCAGAGGCCGGAGCTGCTCATGGTCAAGACCAAAAAGGTTGCCATGATTGTTGAGACGGTTTCGCCGACGCCATTTGCTTTGTTGCGCAGAGCAAACCACTTTCAATATCGCGACTCCGACAGAGAACTCCAGGAATTCTCCAGCTACGAAGACCCCGTGGAGGCGCTTACGGAAGAATGCCAGCGAGTTCTAAAAGCAATCTCGTCAACTAACCAATCGCAAGTGTCTAGTATAAAGCACTCTACTGGCCTACGAGATGCTAGCTGGTCCAGATTCGAGGATATTGGATTCGCTAGCTctctggaagaggaagacgacggcgaAGGAAGTGCCATACCAAACAAAAGAGTCCAACAACTTAGACAGTTCCAAGGTCTCCGCGGCAGCCCATTATCTGGTGGCAACGGCGTTGCACGCCCGACAACACCTTCATGGGCGGACTTCCTGTCAGCCGGGTTTGTCGATGACAACCAGTCCAGGCCCAACTACCTTTTGCCGCCTGATAAAATTCTTCCACCTCTGTCACCGGATGGTCGCCACAGTTCTCAGTCCCACTATCCAAGACTCGAGAGCGAACAGGATGTTGAGCCGGGAGAGCTTGCAAGTATCAGAGTTGTTGACTTGGATGATGCTTTCTGGTGGGTATGGATGACCAGTCTTGCGCCTGAGGAGACTCCCGAAAGAAAGTCGGCTTTTGGCCGATGCGCTGTGATTGAAACGCAACTTCGTGGCAGCCGATGGCTTGTCATGGAAGAGCTCATCGCAGGTGCGGCCCCCGGTGCCCAAGAAGGAGCGTATATTGCCGAAAAGAAGGGTTTGTTCTCCTGGGGTAAACGCTCCAAGACCATCTCCAAGCGCAAGAAGTCTCTTGATAAGAACGACAAGAATGCGACGGCGAACAAGAACGATAGCAAGGCCAGTATTGGCCCGGATGCGCATGCCAAGATTCAAGCAAAGGCTGCCCAGCTGAGGGCTCAAAAAGAccgggaagaagagcaacgcATACAGGCTACTCCTCGTCGCGGTCGTACCGATGCTGAACTGTTGGCTGAAAAGACTAACAGTGTTTTCACCCTCCAGCCTTTGATTGTGGGCGAAGCTTCTTCGGCAATGAAATGGGTCAAGAGTTACGACAAGGGCACTATCAAGGATATTTACATGGCCCATGACGAAGCGGGTCGAGGAACAGCTTTTAACCCTTCGCAACCCGAGCTTATCGTGAACCAGGAGCCCGCTGATGGCAATCATCCTTCTCCCTTGGTTCCTCCAAAGGACAATCACTTGACGCCAGCTGCCTCACCTTTGCCTCATGGGCACTCTGCCTTATCCTTGGTCCCAGAAAATGCTTTGGAAGAGGCGCGATCGCGGTCCCCTCTTCCAGAGAAGGCCGGAACTCCTGTGCCTCCCGCTCATGAGCCTAGCTTGCCAACACCACCCAAGGATGAGCCTGCTGCTCGAGTGATGTCGCCTACTTTTGATGGAAAAGCCTCTTTGGATACCCCACGGAGTCCCGAGCCGgcgaagcagcaaaagaccAGCGGGTTCCGGAAGCTGTTTGGCCGCAAAAAGCGCAACTCGAAGAATCTTGATAATGTCACTACCGATCTGAATAAGATGCTTGAACAAAATGCTAAGAAGTCTATTGAGCAGCCAATGGCTAGTCCTGCTGTTGTCTCGCCGCTCGAGCCAGAAACTCCGGTCGAAGCAGCACCTGCTGGAGAACCGATCTATGAGCCAATTTACGACCAACCGGCGGACGATAATGACGCTCACGCTGATGTCCACGACGACGAGCATGAAGGTGGACATGACTTCTCAAGATTTGACCAAGGCCCTCTAGATGATGTACCGGCCTTTGTCccggatgaagatgacgaagacgaatTCGAAGATGCCGTCCCACAACCGGCTGTTCGTTCCACTCGTCCTGAACCGCCTCACCATGAGGCCCCAGAGCCTCCTAGCCATGAAGCCCCAGAGCCTCCTCGCCAAACTCCCAAGCCCAATTCAAGGCTACCTGTCAAAGAGGGCGCCGTGGTGGGCCAGGGCGGTGGCATTCATGAGAGATGGGCCCAACTTCGCAAAGCGAGTGAGCGACCTGCTCCTCGCCAAGTGGAAGTTCCATACGCGAAACCTACGAGACCcgctgatggcgatgaaaccagcggagaagaga CAATCGAGTCTCGAGTCGCACGTATCAAGGCTCGGGTTGCAGAGCTTACTAATAACATGGAAGGCACATCGGTGCCTCTCCGCAACCCATAA
- a CDS encoding uncharacterized protein (EggNog:ENOG41) encodes MAPSVVLVTGANRGIGYEIVKALVESSVPYHVFLAARDAAKGKAAAATITPRAGSSISVLELEVSSPESIAKAVEIVKAEAGRLDFLVNNAGVVDESADAMTRLRNTLEINTIAPFAVTQAFKPLLIVQPENETKEKRVIYVSSGLGSIAEKLDPKSKYYSVQATEYRMSKSALNMLAACDAYELKDHGIKVFAYDPEFVATSLSHSPEERRKMGALEPSVSGESCRDIIQGKRDADTAKLVSINGAEWPW; translated from the exons ATGGCTCCAAGTGTTGTACTTGTCACCG GCGCCAACCGTGGCATTGGCTACGAGATTGTCAAGGCTCTCGTTGAGTCTTCGGTTCCCTATCACGTCTTCCTTGCTGCTCGTGATGctgccaagggcaaggctgCCGCAGCCACGATCACTCCTCGTGCGGGCAGCTCCATCTCAGTTCTCGAATTGGAAGTCTCTTCGCCCGAGtccatcgccaaagccgTGGAAATCGTCAAGGCAGAGGCCGGTCGACTGGATTTCCTCGTCAACAATGCCGGCGTCGTTGACGAAAGCGCTGATGCCATGACACGGCTTCGCAACACGCTCGAGATCAACACCATTGCGCCATTCGCCGTCACCCAGGCATTCAAGCCTTTGCTAATAGTGCAGCCTGAGAATGAGACCAAGGAGAAGCGAGTCATCTACGTGTCGAGCGGATTGGGCTCAATCGCTGAAAAATTGGACCCCAAGTCCAAGTACTATTCCGTCCAAGCGACCGAGTACCGCATGAGCAAGTCCGCGCTCAACATGCTGGCTGCATGCGATGCCTATGAACTGAAGGATCACGGCATCAAGGTCTTTGCATACGATCCCGAGTTTGTGGCTACCTCACTTTCGCACTCACCCGAGGAGCGCCGCAAGATGGGTGCGCTTGAGCCCAGTGTAAGTGGAGAGAGCTGCCGAGATATCATTCAGGGCAAGCGAGATGCGGATACAGCAAAGCTGGTCAGCATCAACGGGGCAGAGTGGCCATGGTAA
- a CDS encoding uncharacterized protein (EggNog:ENOG41) has protein sequence MGNGAKAQQKRERNAKDKGVAKSQLKVNQQAMDIQCQICKSTFLKTTKAPALLEHAQNKHTKGLADCFPTFAAS, from the exons ATGGGCAAC GGCGCCAAAGCTCAGCAGAAGCGTGAACGCAACGCAAAGGACAAAGGAGTTGCCAAGTCTCAGCTCAAAGTC AACCAGCAGGCCATGGACATCCAGTGCCAGATCTGCAAGTCGACATTCCTGAAAACCACAAAGGCTCCTGC TCTTCTGGAACACGCCCAAAACAAGCACACCAAGGGCCTGGCCGACTGCTTCCCCACGTTCGCCGCATCATAA
- a CDS encoding uncharacterized protein (EggNog:ENOG41~CAZy:GH55): MDHTGAPRGFAPDLDGNFNYQVYQTVNPGDGGSLQRAITSDGSGSRHQKWWCISPPGTYTISKTIYLNTDTVLMGDPTNPPIIKAAAGFSGDQTLISGQDPGTGENGELSFAVSLKNLVLDTTAIPGGNTFTALWWGVAQAASLQNVKITMASSQNGNGHSGIVMGRGSTLGVADVRIERGQNGIWIPAHQQAAFHNIYFFQNTVAVLISGGSTFSFFSPTFDTCGTGISVTGGSPWVALIDGKSVNSGVTFSTTVFPSFVIENLTKDTSTPIVVLRGTTALAATSHVNTYSYANTVGGNPVYGPVQSTNQRPSALAPGGNYPYVAPPNFASNSVSDFINVKDTNQNGGRKVLGDNTIDESATLNAILQLAADQNKIAYFPFGKYRVDSTLFIPPNSRIVGEGWATITGNGNFFKNENSPQPVVSVGRSGDVGVAQIQDMRFTVNDVLPGAIIVQFNMAGNKPGDVALWNSLVTVGGTRGASALANACTSTSNQCKGAYLGIHFTKNSSAYVQNVWNWVADHIGEDFGGGTSIAGKGGVLVESTKATWLYALGSEHWWLYQLNLHNANNVVVSLLQSETNYDQGANTPQIPPAPWVANVNTFGDPDFSWCDGNKKVCRMGYANFINGGSNIYTYASASWTFFSGPGQGCNDFSCQESVHWVANTPSNLQAFGLCSRGATNTLRAGNGQLINTQNGFTGSWGGNGGDVGRYTP, from the exons ATGGATCATACTGGCGCGCCTCGTGGCTTCGCTCCTGACCTTGATGGCAACTTCAACTATCAAGTGTACCAGACAGTCAACCCGGGAGATGGAGGTTCTCTTCAGCGTGCCATCACTAGTGATGGCAGTGGCTCTCGCCACCAGAAGTG GTGGTGTATATCCCCCCCTGGAACATATACTATTTCCAAGACGATATACCTCAACACTGATACAGTGTTGATGGGCGATCCTACAAACCctcccatcatcaaggccgctgctggcttcTCTGGTGATCAAACTCTCATCAGTGGTCAAGACCCTGGCACTGGCGAAAATGGAGAGCTTTCCTTTGCAGTGAGTCTCAAGAACTTGGTTCTTGATACGACGGCTATTCCCGGTGGCAACACATTCACTGCCCTCTGGTGGGGTgttgctcaagctgcttctcTTCAGAACGTCAAGATTACCATGGCGTCTTCTCAGAATGGTAACGGACATTCTGGTATTGTCATGGGTAGAGGCTCAACCCTTGGTGTTGCCGATGTTCGCATTGAGCGCGGTCAGAACGGAATTTGGATCCCTGCCCACCAGCAGGCTGCCTTCCACAACATCTACTTCTTCCAGAACACCGTTGCCGTGCTCATCAGCGGTGGTAGCACCTttagcttcttctcccctaCCTTTGACACCTGTGGGACTGGCATCAGCGTCACTGGCGGCTCTCCTTGGGTTGCTCTTATTGATGGCAAGTCTGTCAACTCTGGCGTGACTTTCTCGACGACTGTTTTCCCTTCGTTTGTCATTGAGAACTTGACCAAAGATACCAGCACCCCTATTGTCGTTCTTCGGGGTACTACTGCCTTGGCTGCTACCAGCCACGTCAATACCTACTCCTACGCCAATACAGTTGGTGGAAACCCCGTCTATGGCCCGGTCCAGTCCACCAACCAGCGTCCTTCTGCTCTCGCCCCTGGCGGTAACTATCCATATGTTGCTCCTCCCAACTTTGCCAGCAACTCTGTTTCGGATTTCATCAACGTCAAGGATACCAACCAGAACGGCGGCCGCAAAGTTCTTGGTGATAACACTATTGATGAATCTGCCACTCTCAATGCCATCTTGCAACTTGCCGCCGACCAAAACAAGATTGCCTACTTCCCCTTTGGCAAGTACCGTGTCGACTCAACGCTCTTTATCCCCCCCAACTCGCGCATCGTCGGTGAGGGTTGGGCTACTATTACCGGTAACGGCAACTTCTTCAAGAACGAGAACAGCCCTCAGCCAGTCGTCTCGGTTGGTCGTTCTGGCGATGTTGGCGTTGCTCAGATTCAAGACATGCGATTCACAGTCAACGATGTCCTCCCAGGAGCCATTATCGTTCAGTTCAACATGGCTGGTAACAAGCCTGGAGACGTGGCCCTGTGGAACAGTCTGGTCACAGTAGGTGGAACCAGAGGCGCTTCTGCCTTGGCCAACGCCTGTACGAGCACATCAAACCAGTGCAAGGGGGCCTACTTGGGAATTCACTTCACCAAGAACTCGTCTGCGTATGTCCAGAATGTCTGGAACTGGGTTGCGGACCACATTGGCGAGGACTTTGGCGGCGGAACTTCTATTGCAGGAAAGGGAGGTGTTTTGGTGGAAAGCACCAAGGCAACTTGGCTGTACGCCTTGGGAAGTGAGCATTGGTGGCTGTACCAGCTCAACTTGCACAACGCCAACAATGTTGTGGTCTCTCTGCTCCAATCCGAGACCAACTACGACCAGGGTGCCAACACTCCGCAGATCCCCCCTGCACCCTGGGTAGCCAACGTCAACACTTTTGGAGACCCAGACTTCTCGTGGTGcgatggaaacaaaaaggtCTGCAGAATGGGCTACGCCAACTTCATTAACGGAGGATCCAACATTTATACGTATGCCTCTGCCTCGTGGACTTTCTTCAGCGGCCCTGGCCAGGGATGCAACGACTTTTCATGTCAAG AATCCGTACACTGGGTTGCTAACACTCCCTCCAACCTCCAGGCCTTTGGACTGTGTTCCAGAGGCGCTACAAACACCTTGAGAGCAGGAAATGGCCAGTTGATCAACACCCAAAATGGCTTCACTGGTTCTTGGGGTGGAAATGGTGGCGATGTTGGTCGCTACACTCCctaa
- a CDS encoding uncharacterized protein (EggNog:ENOG41~TransMembrane:1 (i55-75o)) yields the protein MATVADLPTPPATVQGSPKPGPTVTETAIPPAVPKPYEVPKISLVNRFIDQPRELNVVVIGAGIAGVLAGILLPAKVPGIKLTIYEKNAEVGGTWFENIYPGVRCDVPAHAYQSTFDPNTQWTEEFAQGPEILEYWKGLSRKHDVYKYLKLSQRVDGLDWDPTTSQWLINVHDLKSDTSRVEKADFVLTAIGRFNAWKLPNYPGIKDYKGLLRHTSNWDPTFDVTGKKVAVIGNGASGLQLVANIQKRVERLDHYARNKTWVAASFAGHETSIEPKTIPQELRDSFKDDPETYLKYRKEIEQQYFRGFKGWLKGSEVNDQAKEIFTQLAKTRLADKPELFDRIIPDFSPHCRRLTPGPGYFEALTQPHVEYIQTHIKRFTETGIETVDGKTRDVDAIFCATGANSDMAPPFPIRAGGANLSYDWSHSGTYGFPYSYLGVASPGFKNLLFIHGPNASGRSGTVPHNLENQITFFAKILRKISREGIKTISPSRQAADDFTAYNDAFFETTVLSENCSSWYNGGVPGGRIHGLWPGSASHLTVVQRDPRWEDWEYEYLSESGNRFAWYFGNGSTYVETDPKLDVTPYLSAEEADLRSVHENWWVIP from the exons ATGGCTACCGTTGCTGATCTGCCTACTCCCCCGGCCACCGTGCAAGGCTCCCCAAAGCCTGGCCCGACAGTGACCGAGACTGCCATCCCACCTGCTGTTCCGAAGCCGTATGAAGTGCCCAAGATTAGTCTTGTGAATCGCTTCATAGACCAGCCCAGGGAACTgaatgtcgtcgtcatcggaGCCGGTATTGCAGGTGTATTGGCGGGTATCCTGCTCCCAGCAAAGGTTCCAGGCATCAAACTCACAATATATGAGAAGAATGCAGAAGTC GGTGGTACTTGGTTTGAAAACATATATCCCGGAGTGCGATGTGATGTGCCCGCTCATGCGTACCAATCAACTTTTGATCCAAACACACAGTGGACCGAAGAGTTCGCCCAAGGCCCTGAGATTCTGGAGTATTGGAAAGGATTGTCCAGAAAGCATGACGTGTACAAGTATCTGAAACTGTCTCAGAGGGTCGATGGCTTGGACTGGGATCCGACTACATCCCAGTGGCTGATCAACGTACATGATCTAAAATCAGACACTTCACGAGTTGAAAAGGCTGATTTTGTGCTCACGGCAATTGGAAGATTTAATGCCTGGAAACTCCCAAACTATCCTGGCATCAAGGATTACAAGGGCCTCTTGCGACATACTTCAAACTGGGACCCGACATTTGATGTCACCGGCAAAAAGGTCGCCGTCATCGGCAACGGAGCCAGTGGTCTTCAGCTCGTTGCTAATATCCAGAAGCGTGTCGAGCGCTTAGATCACTACGCCAGAAACAAGACATGGGTGGCAGCGTCATTTGCCGGCCACGAGACGTCTATTGAGCCCAAGACTATCCCTCAAGAGCTCCGTGATTCGTTCAAGGACGACCCAGAAACTTACTTGAAGTACCgcaaggagattgagcaaCAATATTTCAGAGGATTCAAGGGCTGGCTGAAAGGCTCAGAGGTCAATGATCAGGCAAAAGAGATATTCACACAGCTGGCAAAGACGCGGCTAGCTGATAAACCAGAGCTGTTTGACAGAATCATTCCCGACTTTTCTCCCCACTGCCGTCGACTCACCCCTGGGCCGGGATATTTTGAAGCTCTCACGCAGCCTCATGTCGAGTACATCCAGACCCATATCAAGAGATTCACCGAGACGGGTATCGAGACAGTAGATGGCAAGACTCGAGATGTcgatgccatcttctgcgCCACAGGAGCCAATTCTGACATGGCGCCCCCTTTTCCCATTCGTGCAGGAGGTGCCAATCTGAGCTACGACTGGAGCCATTCGGGCACCTATGGCTTCCCTTATTCATATCTGGGAGTCGCCTCACCAGGTTTCAAAAATCTTCTATTCATCCACGGTCCGAATGCCTCGGGGAGATCAGGTACCGTGCCGCATAACTTGGAGAACCAAATCACCTTCTTCGCCAAGATCCTCCGCAAGATCAGCCGCGAAGGTATCAAAACCATTTCTCCTTCTAGACAAGCTGCCGATGACTTTACGGCCTATAACGACGCCTTCTTCGAGACCACTGTACTCTCCGAGAACTGCAGTTCATGGTACAATGGCGGCGTTCCAGGCGGCCGAATCCACGGCCTCTGGCCCGGCAGCGCTTCACACCTGACAGTCGTCCAGAGGGATCCACGGTGGGAAGACTGGGAGTACGAATATCTCTCCGAGTCGGGCAACCGTTTTGCGTGGTATTTCGGCAATGGAAGCACCTATGTCGAGACCGATCCAAAACTAGACGTTACTCCGTATCTCAGCGCCGAAGAGGCTGACTTGCGAAGCGTTCACGAGAACTGGTGGGTCATCCCGTAG
- a CDS encoding uncharacterized protein (EggNog:ENOG41~TransMembrane:12 (i31-51o63-82i89-108o120-145i157-178o190-210i248-273o279-301i313-334o354-373i385-406o418-436i)) yields MSDKEDHFASSDVAPLPKEQRHPVKWYRSTFYNMTVLGFCNLAAPGIWGAMNSLGAGGSQSPQLVNAANALTFCLMVVSCYFSSIIIRYIGVKGALVFGTMGYAPYAAGLYTNNRFGTTWLVILGAALCGISAGTFWAVEAAIAIAYPEPWNRGKSLGWWLTFRVMGQIIGGAINLSLDIDRNQAGKVSYTVYIIFITIQAAGALIALLLNRPQHVQRQDGKKVQLAIVENPWYEIKATAKAFMKPHFLLIVLWIGQAVFSEAVYFTYLSLWFSVRARALGSFLGGIVAVIIGNLTGWFLDRTKVPLKIRARYTFWFIVVTQGAWWIWATVISTRYRRTLPTYDWEDSGFGSGFGVYIFLTFGFQINYLFLYFIVTHLAKDQGEVIRYAALLRGTESAWQAVSYGLTSLTVFAQVGGIYMNFILWAIAILPAWLVVRHIGSKEGQWDRESRGSDESPEVLATEETVAPSKAHEA; encoded by the exons ATGTCGGATAAAGAAGAccattttgcctcttctgATGTGGCACCGCTGCCCaaagagcagcggcatccAG TAAAATGGTATCGATCAACGTTTTACAACATGACCGTCCTCGGTTTCTGCAATTTGGCAGCACCAGGCATTTGGGGAGCCATGAACTCTCTGGGAGCTGGTGGAAGTCAGTCACCGCAGCTCGTAAACGCGGCTAATGCATTGACATTCTGCCTCATGGTCGTGTCCTGCTACTTCTCAAGCATCATAATTCGCTATATTGGAGTCAAGGGCGCTCTAGTTTTTGGAAC AATGGGCTACGCCCCATATGCGGCTGGCCTTTACACGAACAACAGGTTCGGTACCACCTGGCTCGTTATTCTAGGCGCTGCCTTGTGTGGCATATCTGCCGGAACCTTTTGGGCTGTAGaagccgccattgccattgcctaCCCAGAACCTTGGAATCGTGGAAAGTCTCTGGGCTGGTGGTTAACTTTCCGTGTCATGGGGCAAATCATCGGCGGTGCTATTAACCTCAGCTTGGATATCGACAGGAACCAGGCAGGCAAAGTGTCTTATACCGTCTACATCATTTTCATCACGATTCAAGCCGCTGGAGCTCTGATTGCTCTTTTGCTCAACAGGCCCCAGCATGTACAGCGCCAGGATGGCAAAAAGGTCCAGCTGGCTATTGTAGAAAACCCCTGGTACGAGATTAAGGCAACAGCCAAGGCATTCATGAAGCCTCATTTTCTCTTGATCGTCCTCTGGATTGGACAGGCCGTGTTTTCGGAAGCTGTTTATTTCACCTATCTTTCTC TATGGTTCTCCGTCAGAGCCCGAGCACTCGGCTCATTCCTGGGCGGCATTGTTGCTGTCATAATTGGAAATCTCACTGGC TGGTTCCTCGATCGTACCAAGGTGCCATTAAAGATTCGCGCCAGATACACCTTCTGGTTCATTGTTGTAACCCAGGGCGCATGGTGGATTTGGGCCACAGTGATTTCCACACGATATAGGCGTACTCTGCCTACGTATGACTGGGAAGATTCTGGCTTTGGATCAGGTTTCGGTGTTTACATCTTCCTCACCTTTGGATTCCAGATCAATTACCTCTTTCT CTACTTCATCGTCACCCACTTGGCCAAGGACCAGGGCGAAGTTATCCGATATGCAGCCCTGCTACGAGGTACCGAGTCTGCTTGGCAGGCCGTCAGTTATGGCTTAACCTCCTTGACGGTATTTGCGCAAGTCGGCGGAATTTACATGAATTTTATCCTGTGGGCAATTGCCATTCTCCCAGCATGGCTGGTGGTGCGACACATTGGCAGCAAGGAGGGACAGTGGGATCGAGAGTCGAGAGGATCAGATGAGTCGCCAGAGGTTTTGGCTACAGAGGAGACTGTTGCGCCATCAAAGGCTCATGAGGCGTAA
- a CDS encoding uncharacterized protein (EggNog:ENOG41) — protein MAGSSAKAQTVLLLHGPRQAYQITNGYDVPLLVEDDETLVQTYTIGLNPIDWKAPDYNFGIATLPYIAGRELAGRVAITPKRNSRLKEGDRVLVISTDYRDLRKAAYQEYVVSSDFNVARIPPSISFQQAAGLGVAFSAAAITLGVCMGIDFSSILDGPDLLQIVRSVEPESIPEDVRAECLHGITDDERAVSGDWVAVWGGSSTSANITVQLARLAGLKVVTIVDTAKHGLRISGCSAQRPDLLIDSHDTDRAVDIINKSVGSQLRFALDTRGRDSATVLLEALTRQKRLNDAPPSPPQTPRGLKTQMSHLVGLTGLPKETAPEGIAYHTVPIKVFHSVPAVGEALVLWLERLLEQGLIKPPPIIGVESGFDGVNKGLDRMRSGEISGGRLVVDLLA, from the exons ATGGCGGGAAGCTCGGCAAAAGCACAGACTGTGCTGCTTCTCCACGGACCACGACAAGCATATCAGATTACCAATGGTTATGATGTGCCGCTGTTGGTTGAGGATGACGAGACGCTTGTACAGACGTACACGATAGGCCTGAATCCGATAGACTGGAAAGCGCC AGACTATAACTTTGGTATCGCAACTCTGCCATATATAGCCGGTCGAGAGCTAGCAGGACGAGTAGCCATCACTCCTAAGAGAAACTCTCGTTTAAAAGAAGGAGACAGA GTACTGGTAATATCAACAGACTATCGCGATCTTAGAAAAGCTGCCTACCAAGAATACGTTGTCTCTTCCGATTTCAATGTCGCAAGAATACCCCCTTCCATCTCATTTCAGCAAGCTGCCGGCCTAGGAGTTGCATTCTCCGCAGCAGCTATTACACTGGGAGTATGTATGGGAATCGACTTTTCCTCTATCCTCGATGGACCAGACTTGTTACAGATCGTGCGCTCTGTTGAGCCGGAGAGTATACCGGAAGATGTGAGAGCAGAATGCCTCCACGGCATAACAGACGACGAGAGAGCTGTTTCAGGAGACTGGGTAGCGGTATGGGGAG GATCATCAACATCGGCCAACATAACTGTGCAGCTCGCACGACTAGCAGGCCTCAAAGTCGTCACGATAGTTGACACAGCCAAGCATGGTCTTCGTATATCCGGCTGTTCCGCCCAAAGGCCTGATCTTCTCATCGACAGCCATGACACAGACCGTGCCGTCGATATCATCAACAAAAGTGTTGGTAGCCAACTTCGCTTCGCGCTTGATACTCGTGGGCGAGACTCGGCTACAGTTTTACTCGAGGCCCTTACTCGCCAAAAGAGACTCAACGATGCGCCTCCTTCACCTCCTCAAACTCCGCGCGGATTGAAGACACAAATGTCCCACCTTGTGGGGTTGACAGGATTGCCCAAGGAAACAGCTCCAGAAGGCATCGCTTATCACACTGTTCCTATCAAAGTCTTTCACTCTGTTCCTGCCGTGGGCGAAGCGCTTGTGCTGTGGCTGGAACGACTATTAGAGCAGGGCCTGATCAAGCCGCCACCCATTATAGGGGTGGAGAGTGGCTTTGACGGCGTTAACAAAGGCTTGGATAGAATGAGATCTGGAGAGATTAGCGGAGGAAGACTGGTGGTTGATCTACTGGCCTAG